DNA sequence from the Leptospirillum ferrooxidans C2-3 genome:
TTATTTTTTCCCGGAAAGGTCATATAGTGGGCGGGCATTTTGGTAATGGTTTCAACGGCATCTCGAATCGATCGATATAGTGCAAGGGCTGTCTCGCCTGAAAATTGTAGTCCTGGACGGAGGTCAAGAGGGGAGAGACGAAGATGCTGCCAGGATTCCCGAATAAACCCCAGGCCATTCGTGCCTTTATTTGTAGGGGTTTGAGGGAGTTCGGCGGAGATAAGGGGTTTGTATAGCCTAATCCAATACAAACCGACGAGGCCAAGAGGAATAGAAATCAAATCTTCCCCTATGAGCCGTCCCATTCCTTGGGATCCATCGGCAATGCGGGCGATAGATCGAAGAAGTCCCAATTTGTAGGTCGAACTTTTATCCGACTTCAAAATGACATGACGAAAAAGAGTCAGAGCTCCTGTTTCATCATCCGGGAATTTGAATGCAACATGGTGCCAAGTGATCTCATTTCGTCCTAGGTGGTCTGGCTCAGTGTCAGAGTGTAAAACAGACATTCCATGAGATTTCGCCAAGTACTCAAGTTCATCGATGGATGTGTCAAACATGGGACAATCGGGATCGTCTGAACCATGTCGGAGTGTGATGGCAAGAAGCCCAGCCGGTTTAAGAAGTGAGACGAGTTTTCGGAATGCTCGAGGACGATCGACTGGCGATACATGCATCCAGACTGCACTTAATAGAATGAGGTCAAAAGAAGATCCCTGGCGAAGGAGGGTGTCGAGCCCCGGAAGAGATTCGTCAATCCACAGGATGCCTGGATCTGGATGACGGGTCTGTCCTTCTTTTCGCATGAAGGAGGATGGTTCAACAGCGACCACATCAAATCCTAAATCCAGCAATCCTTTGGCATCTCGCCCGGATCCTGCTCCGACATCCAAGGCTGAACCGCCTGAATTGGACAAAAGTGGGAGTAGCCAGCCATGAATTTTTGTAAAGTC
Encoded proteins:
- a CDS encoding methyltransferase domain-containing protein, with amino-acid sequence MAPSGLPCYDAKAKILAERYESMDFTKIHGWLLPLLSNSGGSALDVGAGSGRDAKGLLDLGFDVVAVEPSSFMRKEGQTRHPDPGILWIDESLPGLDTLLRQGSSFDLILLSAVWMHVSPVDRPRAFRKLVSLLKPAGLLAITLRHGSDDPDCPMFDTSIDELEYLAKSHGMSVLHSDTEPDHLGRNEITWHHVAFKFPDDETGALTLFRHVILKSDKSSTYKLGLLRSIARIADGSQGMGRLIGEDLISIPLGLVGLYWIRLYKPLISAELPQTPTNKGTNGLGFIRESWQHLRLSPLDLRPGLQFSGETALALYRSIRDAVETITKMPAHYMTFPGKNNPIFEAKKKRNRMPSGSFCLDEDILRSFGDMLIPLHLWKALSRYDAWIEPALQGEWIRLMESYQEGLGVEKDLRVIIEAMKWSEPRRDVSTVKEIARRFLDKNQLFCIWSGKKLTEKNLDIDHCFPWAAWPCDDLWNLFPTNASTNRNKRDKLPSSKVLLQSSERMMEWWSSAFIKNESQPIRRRFFVEAQGTLVMNPNWNIEIQPSERSLEILFNALSLKRVSLKTDQGIEEWEGVQE